A stretch of DNA from Acanthochromis polyacanthus isolate Apoly-LR-REF ecotype Palm Island chromosome 21, KAUST_Apoly_ChrSc, whole genome shotgun sequence:
GGTCAGGAGTAAGCGAAAATGAGAGGGCAAAGAAACAGGATAACAGGATGTTTGTACACACTGGACTGACCCCATACAGcgactgtaaaaacacacaaaataagtctgacgtgtgtatatttattttaGCTTACATTTCAAGGTGGaacatgagagaaaaaaaacccatttaaTTATCTTAAAGAGTTTATAGCAGCTAAATACAccctattttttttctcctgtcaaGACTATGCTTTGGTTAACACTGGGATACTGGCCTCTCAGTGGCTCCACAGAGCACTGGTATTCATGAATCAGTTGTTGTGCGGAGTCGTTCCACACATACCAGCGTCACAGAGGCTGCTTGATCAGCATGCCAGGCTCTACAGCTTCTCTTTTTAAACAGTCAGTTGTACATGTTTTGTACGAACTTGGTCAATAAAGTTGATTTTGATTCTAATGATTTTGATTGTAATGTAAAAGTAGCCTTGTGAcgagaaaatgtgcaaaaggcaagttaaaaatgtcactttggatAGGTAACTTTTCATAAGGTAATTGATAAACACTGCATGCCATGATTATCACTGATTTCCTGAAAAGTGCTCCTGATAGGACGTGCGCtccaaaacacatgaaaagcCACAGTGAACTCTCTGcttcaagttatttttttcccaagGGCTGATGTTTTTCCCCTATGTACCCACAGAAGGAATTTCTCCGAAAACCACCCGGACTTTAACCCCTTTTGTGCAGATTCACACTTCCTCTGAAAGTGTGCTGGCCCCCATCTCCACAAATAGAAAAGAGGGACAAAACATATTCAGCGAAAATTTATACAACACTCACAAATACGACTGGTTTCTATCCCAACATAGGCTGTGGTCTCCGTTTAAGAAGCCAAAGATGCAGTCATTTCCTCATGAGTAAACCAGCCTGTTTGTGGGTGCTGATTCCATAAAGCTCGTCTGGTCATTTGCCTTATATGGACTAAACACAGCCTTTCTGTGCTAAATCTTTTAACAGAGGCGTATCcacaacattttcaaaacatttggTCGACGCATATGAGAAAATGATTGTGTAGTCATCTTTCCTAACTACAGGCAAAACCACATATTCAGCAAATAATGATCTGGTATTATATAAGCATCAAATtatctaagaaaaaaaaagggtcttttttattttttggggggcAAATTGCTGCCGTCTAGTGTTCAATTTTCTTGCAAGACAGACCAGGAAAAATACTAggactagggatgggaatttcgactaatttcctaACCGACTAGTCTGAAAATTTTTTTGCGACTAGTCGACTAGTCTATAAAGCCAcataatgacagtgaagaaacattttcatttatattccgctccgtaagtctggatgggatctgtagtgacttggtatgcgcgattcatctgccgtctggccgcggagtgatgttgGTCTCCCCTactcagacactgggactgctgagggggaggaggagcaattatctccctggctgctcagcctgtttacagaGAAGCCGAGGCAGACGCacgaagaacaaggtgcatgatgcttaatgcagcctttaaccgactagtaaaatactaaacgtttaataaatgagtaggcagttaaacgattaaacgacaagtcgcgcacatccctaaaTAGGACACGCTATTACATAACCCAATTTGCAATAATAAGCTTAGTAAGCAAACAATAATACTCTCCATACACAAAACGCTGCGACCACAGCAGAACATCTGCCCGATACTCATTTGTACAATAAGCCATGACTGATCTTAACAAGATGTGAAACATGGATAAAGAGGTTATGCTATACATGTCAGCTCAAAAAGCAAATCAATTCAGACATGCAATGTTATCACATGAGAAATAAATGTTGCCTACCTCTTCTTATATTTGAGGGCTTGGGACTTCCAGTAGTCAACCTCCTCATCCTTTGACGAAAATTTGGGAATCATCTCTGTGTCCATGTCAGTCAGGGCACCCTGAGGATTTAGAGACATTTGCATTAGCTTTGTGTTTATATAAATAACTAAACTAGTCCCACACATGGTATGACATTTTCATTACTTTCATCCTCTGGCATGCACAATCAGGCACGGCACGTTCCTTTCTTATCTCTGAGGTGAGCAATCAATGAAATCAAGATTAAAGATCGCTTTCATTCCTCACTGGAGacgaaaacagacaaaatcagACCGGTCTAGCTATGCCATCATGGCATTCTGAGGTCATCCTCTCATAAATCAGTGTATAAAAATACGTcctctgatttaaaaaacaaacaaaacaacaacagcaaacaaaaaacaaaccaacaacctTGAGCTAAATTtgattttgctgttgttgttatttctaTTTACCAAAGTAATTTTATCTCTCCTTAATGGCCAGCATTCCAAGCAATTTTATGACCGAGAACAGCCTCAATGATATGTGCCAAGTGGTGTGTAAAAGGAGGCTTCATTAAATCCTCTGACTTTAACCTTCTAACAGTTCAACACATGTGATGTCAACATATCACTAATCTAGGCTGTGTGTGGCTAATGCCAAATAGATGAAAGTTGTCTGATGTAGATCACTTTTTACTCTAGTGCTATAAGTTTTTCCATCTTCCATCCTGTTTGCCAAATTAGCACTTTAATAGacatttgttcctttttgtcttgtgaGGTATTAAACTCTTCCTAACTCTGTGATCTACGTAGACAGACATGGCTGCCCAGGAAATTATTAAACACATCTGGAAAGagctactgtgtgtgtgtgtgtgtgtgtgtgtgtgtgtgtgtgtgtgtgtgtgtgtgtgtgtgtgtgtgtgtgtgtgtgtgtgtgtgtgtgtgtgtgtgtgtgtgtgggatacagctgctgctgccagaACTACCACTGCTGTAGCTACATTTGTATTTATAATCTGACTTGAGCTTATAAGGATTTCCTACTGATAGGTCCGGCAGCCAGTTGGCATAACACAGGAAACCCTCAGCTGAACTGAAAGTCAAACTAAACATATGCAACATTTTAAGGTAGTTATTTATAAGGAATGCGGAATTTGATGTGTTTGTTTAAACTGTATGTGTATGTGCAAAAAGCAGTGACATAAATAGGAAAGGCTAGCGGATACAGTAACTGTAACAATTATTGTTGTATGTTGACTTGACTAGCCTGGAAGATGTGTTATGAGGAGGACGGTCTAGACTCAGAGGGTTAGCGACTCTGAAGCAAGACTGCCTgctctttttttctgcacatttctctgAGATGGCGTCACGGACAGTTTTGGACACAGGACAACTCACGTGTCTGAGCGCTACTCCTGAGGTTGCAAAGGAAACTGGAGACCAAAACACCATGAGGGTGGAGAGAGAAATTTTCCCAAGCCGCTACTTACACAACATGTTTGCTGTATCTTATGAACAAGGGGAACCTTCACAGCCCCGCAGGGAAGtaccaaaaatgtttcttttgatcataaacagaaaccaaacacaGCAGATCTCTATTTGTTATGATGCTGACAGAGCTGAATGGGATACGCTGCTTTCTATTGATCTCTGCAGGTCTCCAAAGACATGAGTGACAGGAAACGGTGTCCATGGTGATAGAGATCAAAGCACTGTACAGGACAAACCCCAGAAGGGACATGATTTTTACTAGGTTACTGACCAATTACAGAATTAAATGTGGCTTTAGAGATGTACTCTACCCAAAGCCACAGTACTGGACGTATTTAGGACAGATGACGACAGCGGTACTGTACAGGTAACATAAAAGACCACTTAAAATAACAAGGACATTGCTGAAACTCTGTCACAAAACATGACAGTTCCTGTTGTGTTTCATATCAGCATCTTTGAGGTGATGTCAGATTGACCCCTGGATCTATTTGTATGCTGTAACAATACCAGGACAGGAAGGGCCTGGAAATTACAGACAGGGGAAGGAACGTAAGTGAAGACAGAGTGCCCCTTTCCCACATTCTTGTCTCTACATCCTCTTTTGATGCAGATGACTAAGTGCTTACTAAGTTAACTGCTGatgaagtcacatttttacaccCAGGCCCTAAGAGAGGGGTGAGGAGTCTTGGGGTCTTGTTGGTTTGCTCTAATGTGAATAATAATCAAACCCACAACTTTGCAGGGTGTGGTAGTAGTTCCTCCCTGACCTGGAGTCATATTTTGCTCCCTGTTTTATATGTTTACCCACAGAAACACATTCAACCCTTCCAAGAAAAAGCTAGAAAACTATCATACAGTTTAGCATTGTGATCAAAATGAACATCAAAAACCGACACGAGGAGCCTTATACTGTACAAAAAAAGCCCCACAAAAACTGACACCTTAAATAGATTATAAAGCTTATAACAGCGACAGGTTGTCATTCAGCTGTGTCGCTAATTTAGCCGTTAATGTGTCGATACACGATACTCGGTGGTGTGACAGTAAAGAAGCTTATGGTAAATTATAGGCTGTAccgatttaaaataaaacagcatacaaaaaaggggaaaatgGAGGACGTAAGAAAGAAAAATTAGTCGACACCTCTCGACGTTTCAACCGAAAACGAGCTGTCGTCTTCGCACCGTTACACACCGGAGAGCAAAGACTGAAAGAGCTGAATATTGTAAGCGTTCGTTCGGTACCTGCTCATGTCAAATCGGTGTTCCGTTTCAGCAAGTCACCCTCCAGCCGGTGTAAAACCCAGCGACACACACCTTCTCCTCGCCGGGCCTCGGACAACACTGAGCAGAGCGGTGTTTAGGAAATTGCCAACGCGTCTCCCGGAACCAACGTAAATCTCGACATGGACGTACGTGATGACGCAATTCATTTGTACGTCAGGACTGGGAAGAGCCGCTACGTACGTCACTACTAGAAACAGCCacaccttttctttcttttttttccctttttttttttttttaaactgtagatTTCTAGCAGCACCGTAATGTTCAGTCACCACCAGGTGGCATATGATTGCCAGAAAATTAATAGCCacacaacagcaaaaatctatgattctgtttaaaattattttaaaggttATTATAAATTTTCAATTATTGTTCACTCctatattttgttgttgttgttggtttcaCAACCAACTGAGTTTGTagattgttttcttttagttgtTAGAAAGTTAGAGACTTTATTTATCCTTTGTAGGAAATTACTTTGTTGGAGCAGTTACAGTAACAGTCACGAATCCTCATCTAACACTGAGCAGAAAATAATTCTGGCACAAAAATTATTCACAGAAGTACCAAACCATACAAAGGACTTAGGGTGAAGTTATAAAAATAGAATGTGCAAAATATACTGTATAGAAAATAACTTGCAGACTTACTTAGTTGTAGTTGAAACGGTGGAAACTGCTATGTGTCTTTATGTTAAATTAAGTATATGTCTTCAGAGATAGCTTCACCTAGTAACTGAGGCTACAttctaaaagaagaagaaggaactgTGTAATCCCAGAAAGCaagttttgcacttttacaaCTCAAACGGTCAGTTTGAACCTATTTATCCACCAAACTGCTGTTCACACGTTTTGAAGGGGAATTTCAGTTTAAGATGTCATACAACATGAAATGCGAACGAACACATGCACTTGAACTGCAGCAGGACAAGAAAACCAATCCGTCAAGTCACTGCAGCCTCAGGTGGCAGGCCCTGTTTTACAAGACGTCGCTCTCGCCTCCACCCACAGTGATACGCCAAGAAAGTTATGTGtcgaggaaaaaaagaagtcgGAGAGAACTTTAGTCTCCAATTATCTGGagtccacttttaaaaactttcAATTTTGCAAAATTATACATGGCACTTTACAAAGAAGACAGTCAGGAGGACGCACTGGAATGCCCTGTGTGCTATGAGAGTCTCTCTGGCACTGAGCGCACTTTGAGCTGCGGACATGTATTCTGCCACGACTGCTTGGTCAAAACGCTGGTCAGCATCAACAGCGATGGAAACATCCGAGACACGATCGTTTGCCCCATCTGCAGACATCTTACATTCATCAAGAGACAAAAGGAAGCGCTGGTGTCGCTCACAGCGGACAAGGATCCGCATGAAGGGCAAACCCTGGAAGTACCTCTTCCTCTGCCACTGGGGCAGCTCCAGAGCGCACGGCGCGCCTCCATGGAGAGCGCACTGAGTGGAGTAAACTGGGTTGCTCGCTGCTGCAGGGGCATCTCTCAGCGAGTCCGCCGACAAAGGTTAATCAGCCCCAGCCATAATGCATCTCAGATCTTCATCATAAGCGCTCAGGGGCGACCTATGGCTGAAGAAGAGGCGCTCAGTGTTGTGATGACTGTGGTTCAGCCCCAGCGCAGGCGAAGACGCAGGATTTGTACAACAGCACGATGCTTGCTCGTCTTGCTCTCGGCATTTACTGTCTTGGCACTGGTGGCAGCGACTTTGCCGTGGATTTTGTTGGCGTAGCACCTTGATAAATATGTCTGAATTTAAGTGCCAGTAAGGACATGATCAAGTGACATTTAAAGACAGAGAGAAGTCCGCGTAATGTTACCCATCAGCTAAGGAAATGTGTTTGTTAGTCTGACTGAAAAATAACAAGGAGTGTGTAATCATtccaatgaaaatgtaaaattcagtAAATACATGAAGATCTGCTTTAGTTTTTAAAGATGATCAGGTGTAATTTCTTTCCCTGATTTTGTGGCAAAGTGAGGGAGTTTATATGCATGTCTTGTCCTTTTATGAGTATTACCAAGCAACAGTGTAAAGCAAAGGTTAGGAAAGCCTTGACAGCACTCTTTTGTTTTGCATTCCTGTCTTTGACATGTTCGACCTGTTTTATGAGAAGCACAGgtgaaaaaaattaaccaatttCAACATATACAAAGGTTGTTGAATACAATGGAGGTGCGACTTATATAGTTATAACTTAACAACTACAAGTTTTTGTTAGGAATTCAATAAAAACTGTCTAATCTAACTTAACTGCTGTTTAAGcatttcagtttattattgtgtttctctgttgcTTAATGCCTTGTTTCcaagcagcagacacagagcTACACCCTTTATCCCACTTTCAGGTTTGTTTAGTGTGTCTGCATTTGTCCCTAACAGACAGTAAAGGTGCTACATTTGGCAGGAGCTTGGCTTAAACAGTCAAAGTAAGTTGTCAGACTTGATTTTCTCCTACGCTGCATTCAGCCCTACATCTAAACAATtcttacacatttttaaaatttcacccCATGCGTGTCAAGTGGTTTACTATAGAAAGTTGGAGAGACTTAGTGGTTGTATTAAGCCCACTTTCCTATACAGCATGCGACTTCTCCTCCTGTTGTAGGTATAGAGACAGTGTAAAAAGAGCCTCCTTTAAAACTTTCAGTAAGAAATAATTAATGCACCCATGGCAGTCTGGAAGGAGATAGAGCAGATGACGATGAGCTGTGCCTGGCTGACTGCTGTAAGGAGAGACACTGCCGGACAGAAGCATTTGATCCCCACTGACTCCTTACAAATACAGTTTGAGAAGGGACTGAGAGAAATGAGCTCATTCTGGTAGATctgagaaaacaacagaacttGTATATATATTAAGAAAAGATAAATTAACTAATATgccaaaaatatttctgaaagagGTGTAACATTAGTGACTCATTGAGTTAAAGCACTGTTTTAACATACTTAACAGCATTGCAGCAATGACACAGCTTGGGGTGGAGGTTCATGACAAATTTAAGACTTGAGCTTCCTTAGTATCGTCACAATCCTGTCCTAGTTTCCTCCTGTGACAATCCTTCAGCTGTCTTGCTGGGCTGGTCCTGCAGGTTACTCAGCTGATATAGGTCAACATGTTGAGAATAATTTGTCAACACATGTTAGTACAGTTATAATGATTTATACTTTTTAGATGGCCTTTCAGATCATACTTCTGTTGGTGGCTTGCATGTAAACAGAAGAACCCACAATAACCATAgtgtcagaaatgtgaaaaagtcACCACTTCAAAGGCAACAGGATAATAGTGACAAATAATAACAGTATCAagagtcaaaaaaataaaataaaaaaagctcaGTAAACAAGGCGTTCAAGTTTTTAGGACTGTATGTATATGGTAATTATCTGACGTCAAAGGTACTCAGACTATAAGACTCAATTAtctgtttttgacagttttagaGAGAGCAGATTTGATGTTGCGAGAAttgttaacaagaaaagcactcagagagcgcaatctgcagcggtggatttgtagtaggatcacaatcatgtgatcatcagcaggcagttgacgcaatgttcacttgtagtcatagttatagtgacactatctcgcaatgggtcgtctgtacacgcccgtattacgacccagtgttacgttttgactatgcgacctctggcggttgagtaaatatcgacactctggagtcgcaggtgaaacgtca
This window harbors:
- the LOC110953918 gene encoding RING finger protein 222 — its product is MALYKEDSQEDALECPVCYESLSGTERTLSCGHVFCHDCLVKTLVSINSDGNIRDTIVCPICRHLTFIKRQKEALVSLTADKDPHEGQTLEVPLPLPLGQLQSARRASMESALSGVNWVARCCRGISQRVRRQRLISPSHNASQIFIISAQGRPMAEEEALSVVMTVVQPQRRRRRRICTTARCLLVLLSAFTVLALVAATLPWILLA